In Lathyrus oleraceus cultivar Zhongwan6 chromosome 2, CAAS_Psat_ZW6_1.0, whole genome shotgun sequence, the DNA window ATAAATAATATTCCttatattatatttataaaaaaataattatttttttaatatattaaataattaatataataaaacaGTGTATAGATCAAATACATTATCAATTTAATGAGTCTAAAAAATAATTTTCTTATAAATAAAATCATAGAGAATATACATATATTTTAATAAACAAAGAGTCTTGAAATATGATAGGATTTTGGTTAATTTTGGAACCCAACATGAGTATTCTGTAACTCAAAAAATATCTAATTAGGAATATTAATGTATGGTTGATATTTCAAATTGTTAGTAGAATACAAGAAGAAAACATCAAATTTTCCAAGTTGTAATTTATCTTTTTTTGGAAAAAGCTTCCACATGTAATTAATTGGTAGGCAGCTAGTTGAATGACTTGAAAAATGACATTAGTGGTGTACATGCAGGGGGTGGAAGAAAAGTGACAAGAGTTGAAATAACAATGGACGGTGGAGAAACATGGCACGTGTGCACATTGGAGCATCCAGAGAAACCTACGAAATACGGCAAGTATTGGTGCTGGTGTTTTTGGTCTTTAGAAGTAGAGGTACTGGACCTTCTAGGGACCAAAGAAATTGCTGTTCGAGCATGGGATGAGGCACTTAATACCCAACCTGAAAACCTCATTTGGAATGTCATGGTAAATAATTCTCATATAATAATTCATTCAGATTTTTTCTATACTATATAAATTTATTGTTTGGAAAACAAGTTGCTTTTTGAAAAAGCAGAGAAATGTTCAAAGAAAAGGACTAACTGAGATATATACTAGTAATTAATTAATCTCCATTTGCTCAAGTATTGGATCTTATAATTTATTGGCAGAATTAAATACTGTGTGTGACCTTTTCACTTTGCTATCAGCATTATAATACCGAATTAAAATAAGTATATATGGTTTTCTTTCTCACATAACCAACTTGGACTTTGCTTTATAAATGATATTAAAACTTAATTTTGATATACTACAAATATTAATAGTATAATTTAGTTAATTAAAGACCACAAATCATTGTGCTACAATTTGCACACTAATGTCGGTACCTATTATTTGACCACTAAATGGCAACATACTTTTATGAATATGTGGGCTTACTCCCATTGGAAAACTACTGGCCTAAAATGAACACTATGTCTTTATTAATCTTTTGTCACTTTCATTTATGAAACATAGCACAGACATTTTAGTACTTCCTATTTTCTATACTCCCTCTGATcttatttgatttttttttttttaatttatggTATAACTAATGCACTTAGATAATATATAGGTTAGATACACACATATTCAATGAATTAGAAACATATTTTTTTTTCTCTGATTATTATTGtaataaaaatttattttttgAATGTATTAAATAACTAAAATTTCTGAATTTATATATAGATTAAATATAtcaattatttaataaattaaaaaaatcctttctcatttatttattataaatttttttttaaattaatttataattaatGTATTATTGAATAAATCTAAAAAGTTTAATTGCACCGGTGTGAGTAATATTTCAGTTATACCAGTGACATGAAGATGTATTTTGTATTAGAATGAATGAAGTCTAATGAATATTTTTTTGTGATGGGAATTTTCAGGGTATGATGAACAACTGTTGGTTTAGGGTGAAAACAAACGTGTGTAGGCCCCACAAAGGAGAAATAGGTATTGTGTTTGAACACCCAACACAACCAGGTAACCAATCAGGTGGTTGGATGGCAAAAGAAAGACACTTAGAAAGATCACAAGAAACCAACCTAATTCTCAAAAAAAGTGTCTCTTCACCTTTCATGAACACAACATCAAAAACATACTCCATCTCCGAAGTTAAGAAACACAAAACCCCTGATTCCGCTTGGATCATCGTCCACGGGCACGTCTATGACTGCACCCGCTTCCTTAAAGACCACCCCGGTGGCACGGACAGCATCCTCATCAATGCCGGTACCGATTGTACCGACGAATTCGAAGCCATCCACTCCGACAAAGCCAAGAAATTGCTAGAAGATTATAGAATCGGCGAGCTTGTTACTAATGGTTACACATCAGATTCTTCCTCTCCAAATAACTCAATGCATGGAAACTCCGAATTCACCCATCTTGCACCTATTAAAGAAATCATGGCTCTTAACCCACGTGAGAAAATCCCATGCAAGCTCATTTCAAAAACCTCAATTTCACATGATGTAAGACTCTTCCGTTTCGCATTACCCTCGGATGATCAATTATTGGGATTACCCGTCGGGAAACACGTTTTCTTATGTGTTTCCGTCGACGGAAAATTGACGATGCGAGCTTATACACCAACGAGTAGCATCGATGAAATTGGATATTTTGAATTAGTTGTCAAAATCTACTTCAGAAACGTGCACCCCAAGTTTCCTAATGGTGGACTCATGTCACAATATTTGGACTCACTTACTATTGGGTCAATAGTGGAAGTAAAAGGCCCGGTAGGCCACATTGAGTATCTTGGGAGAGGAAACATTATGGTACATGGGAAACAAAGATTTGCGAAAAAGCTAACATTTTTGGCGGGCGGAACCGGGATCACACCGGTGTATCAAGTGGCGAATGCGATTTTGAAAGACGCCGATGATCGAACTGAAATGCATGTCGTTTACGCGAACCGGACGGAGGATGACATATTGTTGAGGGAAGAGTTGGATGAATGGGCTAAGATATATAGTGATAGGTTTAAGATTTGGTATGTTGTGGAAAATGCAAAAGAAGGGTGGGAATATAGTGTGGGATTCATCACGGAGAGTATCATGAGGGAGCATGTCCCATTGGGTGGTGAGGATACTTTGGCATTGGCTTGTGGGCCACCACCTATGATTCAGTTTGCTGTGCAACCAAATTTGGAAAAGATGGGGTATGATATTAAGAAGGATTTGCTTGTGTTTTAGATGTGAAATTGTGTATGGTGCAAGTGTTTTATCATGTGTAAGTGTATGAATCAGTTGTTATTATTGGTATGGAGTA includes these proteins:
- the LOC127118871 gene encoding nitrate reductase [NADH], producing the protein MAASVDNRQYRGLNGVVRTFNPSNNFIHDLKPGFPVNLDPFSSDDEDDDDNTLNLQELIRKTNAEVEQSILDPRDEGTLDNWVTRNASMVRLTGKHPFNSEPPLPRLMHHGFITPVPIHYVRNHGAVPKARWEDWTVEVTGLVKNPTRFTMDRLVREFPSRELPVTLVCAGNRRKEQNMVKQSVGFNWGAAAVSNSVWRGVSLRNVLKRCGIQARSKGAVHVCFYGAEDLPGGGGSKYGTSIRREIAMDPSRDVILAYMQNGEALAPDHGFPVRVIIPGFIGGRMVKWLKRIVVTSDECDGHYHYKDNRVLPSHVDAEQANEEGWWYKPEYIINELNINSVITTPCHDEILPINSWTTQTPYTLKGYSYSGGGRKVTRVEITMDGGETWHVCTLEHPEKPTKYGKYWCWCFWSLEVEVLDLLGTKEIAVRAWDEALNTQPENLIWNVMGMMNNCWFRVKTNVCRPHKGEIGIVFEHPTQPGNQSGGWMAKERHLERSQETNLILKKSVSSPFMNTTSKTYSISEVKKHKTPDSAWIIVHGHVYDCTRFLKDHPGGTDSILINAGTDCTDEFEAIHSDKAKKLLEDYRIGELVTNGYTSDSSSPNNSMHGNSEFTHLAPIKEIMALNPREKIPCKLISKTSISHDVRLFRFALPSDDQLLGLPVGKHVFLCVSVDGKLTMRAYTPTSSIDEIGYFELVVKIYFRNVHPKFPNGGLMSQYLDSLTIGSIVEVKGPVGHIEYLGRGNIMVHGKQRFAKKLTFLAGGTGITPVYQVANAILKDADDRTEMHVVYANRTEDDILLREELDEWAKIYSDRFKIWYVVENAKEGWEYSVGFITESIMREHVPLGGEDTLALACGPPPMIQFAVQPNLEKMGYDIKKDLLVF